In Methanooceanicella nereidis, a single window of DNA contains:
- the pdxT gene encoding pyridoxal 5'-phosphate synthase glutaminase subunit PdxT, with protein sequence MKIGVIALQGNVEEHVEAAKKALNGKGEVVKIKHKGIVPSCDAIIIPGGESTTVCRLAWSEGIAQEIKDRVKEGMPVMGTCAGLIMMANKGDDQVEKTCQRLLGIMDISVNRNAFGRQRESFEMELDMPELINGPPFNAIFIRAPAITGAGENVEVLAKIDDLIVAARQGNLLALAFHPELTDDLRIHKYFFGMVESKNK encoded by the coding sequence ATGAAGATCGGAGTTATAGCTTTACAGGGTAACGTAGAGGAACATGTCGAGGCCGCTAAGAAAGCGCTTAATGGTAAAGGCGAAGTCGTTAAGATAAAGCATAAGGGCATAGTCCCCTCCTGCGACGCGATCATAATCCCCGGGGGAGAAAGCACTACTGTTTGCAGGCTCGCATGGTCCGAGGGCATAGCTCAGGAGATCAAGGACCGGGTAAAAGAAGGCATGCCCGTGATGGGTACCTGTGCCGGGCTTATCATGATGGCAAATAAAGGCGACGATCAGGTCGAAAAGACTTGCCAGAGGCTGCTGGGGATCATGGATATATCCGTCAACAGAAACGCTTTCGGAAGGCAGAGAGAATCATTCGAGATGGAGCTTGACATGCCTGAGCTAATAAACGGCCCGCCATTTAATGCTATATTTATAAGGGCGCCAGCAATCACCGGGGCGGGGGAGAATGTCGAAGTACTGGCTAAGATCGACGACCTCATAGTGGCCGCCAGGCAGGGAAATTTACTTGCGCTTGCATTCCATCCGGAGCTTACGGATGATCTCCGGATCCATAAATATTTCTTTGGTATGGTAGAGAGTAAAAATAAGTAA
- a CDS encoding amino acid-binding protein, protein MRITMDLELKDIPGQLVRALEPISDAGGNIVSVVHHHENRTPRGTIPIQVIVDMEDGLTELKNKLESRDIKVVRVDEAKLLVHETILIVGHIIHSDIRDTIDQIDSTGYAEVVDLAMSMPGINLKSSARIGINATGKDEMKKAVKLLRDISKEKELLIIEPIDTEGM, encoded by the coding sequence ATGAGAATAACGATGGATCTAGAGCTAAAGGACATCCCCGGACAGCTGGTAAGGGCCCTTGAGCCGATATCGGACGCGGGAGGTAATATTGTAAGCGTAGTGCACCACCACGAGAACCGGACACCGCGCGGCACTATCCCCATACAGGTCATAGTCGACATGGAGGACGGCCTGACCGAGCTGAAGAATAAGCTCGAATCGAGGGATATAAAGGTGGTCAGGGTAGATGAGGCAAAGCTGCTGGTGCACGAGACCATTCTGATAGTGGGACACATAATCCATTCCGACATTCGCGATACTATTGACCAGATCGACTCAACGGGCTATGCGGAGGTAGTCGACCTCGCAATGAGCATGCCCGGCATTAACTTAAAATCATCCGCACGCATCGGGATAAACGCGACCGGCAAAGATGAGATGAAGAAGGCTGTAAAGCTTCTCAGGGACATCTCAAAGGAAAAGGAACTGCTTATCATAGAGCCCATAGACACGGAGGGGATGTGA
- a CDS encoding (Fe-S)-binding protein — MEGSSITQKISSKTYDENIDTRDCLPLSSLYYYLKTRVTGSLNEKDLDGLYRCALCNNCRLADLNLSVRNTAVNKGLVAPHLTRINKNINEFGNPYGMMPVRRENTGGIKETVLFRGCTPTYKTPEILTAAENLLKRKGIEYSTISDETCCGNILFNMGDRASGSGAVRKNIQKFKTAGVKRIITICPGCYNAFNKYYRGQDGFDPEVILAVDLLSGSTTLEGDFAIQDPCHAREKAGTVRKILPGSRKESAGPCCGAGGGVMSFDKSLASSKARKVVDGNSAKIVTYCPFCYVNLSSLKPGKVSDIYMLLDGHGC; from the coding sequence ATGGAGGGATCATCAATTACTCAAAAAATATCCAGTAAGACATATGATGAAAACATTGATACAAGAGATTGCTTACCGCTAAGCTCTTTATATTATTATTTAAAGACAAGGGTGACCGGCAGCCTGAATGAAAAAGACCTTGACGGACTTTACAGGTGTGCATTATGTAATAACTGCAGGCTGGCGGACCTGAATCTGAGCGTAAGAAACACTGCTGTGAACAAAGGCCTCGTTGCGCCTCATTTGACCAGGATAAACAAAAACATCAACGAGTTCGGTAATCCATACGGCATGATGCCTGTACGCAGGGAAAATACCGGGGGCATCAAAGAGACCGTGCTATTCAGAGGATGCACACCCACCTATAAAACTCCGGAAATACTAACGGCGGCAGAAAACCTGCTAAAACGCAAGGGCATCGAATACAGCACGATAAGCGATGAGACCTGCTGCGGCAACATATTATTCAACATGGGGGACCGGGCATCTGGATCCGGGGCCGTCAGGAAAAATATACAAAAATTCAAAACGGCCGGCGTTAAACGGATAATAACGATCTGTCCGGGCTGTTACAATGCTTTCAATAAATATTACCGGGGACAGGATGGATTCGACCCGGAGGTCATCCTTGCCGTTGACTTATTGAGCGGATCGACTACTTTAGAAGGCGACTTCGCGATCCAGGATCCATGCCATGCCAGAGAAAAAGCCGGTACCGTGCGTAAAATACTCCCGGGTTCCAGAAAGGAAAGCGCAGGCCCATGCTGTGGCGCCGGAGGGGGCGTTATGTCCTTCGATAAGTCACTTGCAAGCTCAAAAGCAAGGAAAGTTGTAGACGGAAATTCCGCAAAGATAGTCACATACTGCCCGTTCTGCTACGTTAACCTGTCATCTTTGAAGCCGGGTAAGGTCTCGGATATCTATATGTTACTGGATGGTCACGGCTGCTGA
- a CDS encoding nitroreductase family protein: MDVSEAIETRRAIRSFKKERPSKEQIKRILHAGHMAPSAGNLQGRDFIIIEEDSIKRSLSIAALGQTFIMEAPVCIVSCANTPRSASKYGSRAAMYAIQDASIAVMNMMLMARDLGLGTCWVGAFDENKVAEILGLPDGVRPVAIVPLGYPDEKPEAPPRLGDRIEHWNGW; this comes from the coding sequence ATGGATGTATCGGAAGCGATAGAAACAAGACGTGCGATCAGGTCTTTTAAAAAGGAAAGGCCGTCAAAGGAGCAGATCAAAAGGATATTACATGCGGGCCATATGGCGCCCTCCGCGGGGAACCTTCAGGGAAGGGATTTCATCATTATCGAGGAGGACAGTATCAAGAGGAGCCTGAGTATAGCTGCTCTTGGCCAGACGTTCATCATGGAGGCCCCTGTTTGCATAGTCTCCTGCGCCAATACACCCAGAAGCGCCTCCAAGTACGGTTCCCGCGCCGCGATGTATGCTATTCAGGATGCGTCCATCGCGGTCATGAACATGATGCTGATGGCGCGAGATCTGGGACTGGGCACCTGCTGGGTGGGAGCCTTCGATGAAAATAAAGTTGCGGAAATACTGGGTTTACCGGACGGCGTACGCCCGGTGGCAATAGTTCCTCTCGGATATCCGGATGAAAAGCCCGAAGCGCCGCCCAGGCTTGGAGACAGGATAGAGCACTGGAATGGCTGGTAA
- a CDS encoding homoserine dehydrogenase — MRSFKVAIVGFGSVGQGVAKVIASRNGIFDEAHAEFKIVAITDSKGAVLDPKGIDISSALKQKREGTLKRVSMSSLDVVKNVDYDILVEVTPTDARTGEPGLSYIIEALSRGKHVVTSNKGPLANQYKMLLGLSKENNVKLLFEATAGGAMPVFNLARTPLAGNKIKSIMGIFNGTCNYILTRMITEELPYDMVLSEAKELGYAEADPTYDVEGIDTALKLVILANAVFGMDVKLDDVDIVGISSITLDALKLASDDGYVVKLIGEVRPNGEESILRVSPRLVPKTHPLAVQGTLNAALMQTELAGDIMVIGKGAGSIETASAILSDMMYIASSKD; from the coding sequence TTGAGGTCATTTAAGGTCGCTATCGTCGGCTTCGGAAGTGTCGGCCAGGGAGTCGCAAAGGTCATCGCGTCCCGCAACGGCATATTCGATGAGGCGCATGCCGAATTCAAGATAGTCGCCATCACAGATTCTAAGGGCGCAGTGCTGGACCCGAAAGGGATCGATATATCGTCTGCGCTGAAGCAAAAGCGCGAAGGCACACTAAAAAGGGTGAGCATGTCAAGCTTGGACGTCGTAAAGAACGTCGACTATGACATCCTTGTAGAGGTCACGCCGACGGACGCCAGGACCGGAGAGCCTGGCTTATCCTATATAATCGAGGCATTATCCCGCGGCAAACATGTTGTGACCTCGAATAAAGGCCCACTGGCAAACCAGTATAAGATGCTCCTGGGCCTGTCGAAGGAGAACAACGTTAAGCTCTTATTTGAGGCCACCGCAGGGGGCGCTATGCCCGTCTTTAACCTGGCCCGCACTCCGCTGGCTGGTAATAAGATAAAGAGCATTATGGGCATATTCAACGGTACCTGCAACTACATTCTCACGCGCATGATCACCGAGGAGCTGCCTTATGATATGGTCCTGTCCGAAGCAAAGGAGCTGGGCTATGCCGAGGCGGACCCGACCTATGACGTGGAAGGCATAGATACTGCACTTAAGCTCGTGATACTGGCTAACGCAGTATTCGGCATGGACGTAAAGCTGGACGACGTCGACATCGTAGGCATCTCAAGCATCACCCTTGACGCCCTGAAACTGGCGAGCGATGACGGCTATGTCGTTAAGCTTATCGGAGAGGTCAGGCCGAACGGGGAGGAGAGCATCCTTAGAGTAAGCCCGAGGCTTGTGCCGAAAACACATCCGCTGGCAGTCCAGGGAACACTGAACGCCGCCCTCATGCAGACCGAACTCGCCGGAGACATCATGGTCATAGGGAAAGGCGCAGGGTCTATAGAGACAGCGAGCGCGATACTCAGCGATATGATGTATATCGCATCGAGCAAAGACTAA
- the cyaB gene encoding class IV adenylate cyclase, whose amino-acid sequence MIEVEMKVRSGNNDIIQVLKDAGAVFEKSVRQTDSYYNAPHRDFGETDEALRLREQSGKVYMTYKGKKLDLKSKTRKEVEVEVDNYSKMEDILLSLGFKKTLSVSKQREIYHLMDAEICVDRVDGLGDFIEFEMQANGMGEVDEKREKLFSLIKSLGIEGEFIRESYLEMILLKNKGL is encoded by the coding sequence ATGATAGAAGTTGAAATGAAAGTAAGGTCCGGCAATAATGACATAATACAGGTTTTAAAGGACGCCGGCGCAGTATTTGAAAAATCGGTTCGCCAGACGGACTCTTATTATAACGCGCCTCACAGGGATTTCGGGGAGACCGATGAAGCGTTAAGGCTAAGGGAGCAATCCGGTAAAGTCTATATGACCTATAAAGGTAAAAAGCTCGACCTTAAAAGCAAGACCAGAAAAGAGGTTGAGGTTGAGGTCGATAATTATTCAAAAATGGAGGATATTCTCCTGTCGCTGGGATTTAAGAAGACTCTGAGCGTATCAAAGCAGCGTGAAATATATCATTTAATGGACGCGGAGATATGTGTTGACAGAGTGGACGGTCTGGGGGATTTTATCGAGTTCGAGATGCAGGCGAACGGCATGGGCGAGGTCGATGAAAAAAGGGAAAAGCTGTTCTCTTTGATAAAAAGCCTTGGCATCGAGGGAGAGTTCATTCGCGAATCTTACCTTGAAATGATACTTCTAAAAAATAAAGGGCTTTAA
- a CDS encoding PAS domain S-box protein, producing the protein MFERISSQKNKFRLIILGSLLLLCILLTIYVNIYLGIDIVFTHLFYIPIILAGLWYRKKAIYVALFLGLFHVISNVIISGTVMPNSLIRAIIFVIVAVVVGSLSERKDLLYDKLNESHRMLSNIIEFYPDATLIIDNNHNVVAWNKAMEDMTGVQAGDMMGKGDHEYSVPFYGRRGPMLIDLVDLPDEELTKYKYVYKADGKLECPSIKARLKGKNVYLHGTATKLCDKEGNFIGAIESLRDITEKRLAEEALMDALKRFEAIFENTPLVAIQGFDKEGTILHWNTASKDLYGYKVEEVIGRKMQDILICPDQTDTFEKTLGHIVRTGESSSGNEWKVLTKAGKQRWVYSSIFPIFEHGSVVEVYCMDVDITDRRNMEEELRRARDQLEIRVEERTAELARARGTLQTILDTVPIGVVVAESNTGKISYFTNCAKDLFDIPAFGYAEDMGPTSYELLNPDGSPVHPEDLPLSRSLYHGEYINNKEVVICHKDGRRLTVLMSSAPVIDKDGRIMSAVSSIVNITKRKEAQEELEFKSLLLDSATDSVFVHDFDGKIIYVNEAAYKTRGYTREELLGMKLRDILTEDYKKLIRPRMESLFTTGRAVYESAHLKKDGTVMPVEVHIQVVNIKGRMLYASIVRDVTELKRVDNALRESEAKYRELVQNANSIILRMDPAGNIIFFNEFAQSFFGYNEEEIMGKNVIDTIVPETDTFGRNLSGVIRNIISHPEQYQYNENENIRKNGERVWVAWTNKAIFDETGKVSEIICIGTDITGRKKAEEELYEKREMLQLVIDNIPQSIFWKDLNSVYLGCNTNFAKVSGIGAPENIAGKTDFDLAWSKDEAITFRTYDRRVMDSDRPEYNIIVKVRQADGKKAWLDINKIPLHDKWGNVIGMLGTHEDITERKRAEEALREAKSQVELYLDLMSHDINNMNQAGMGYLEMALEKLELSEEDRLLLIKSLDSLKNSSQLIENVRKIQMVKEGEIKSEIIDAGELLKTISEEYSHIHGKDVTINYVHRPGFKVLANVLLKDVFENLVWNAIKHSADSVTIDINITKIYEDGKKYYKFIIEDNGPGISDEMKEIIFTRLQRGKTKATGKGIGLYLVKTLVEEFNGRVWVEDRVPGDHGKGSKFVVIVPAAYEENVSVE; encoded by the coding sequence ATGTTCGAGAGAATAAGCTCACAGAAGAATAAATTCCGGCTTATTATACTGGGATCGCTTCTTTTATTATGCATACTCCTGACCATCTATGTTAACATATACCTGGGTATTGACATCGTTTTCACTCACCTATTTTATATCCCTATTATCCTGGCAGGCCTCTGGTACCGTAAAAAAGCCATATATGTCGCTCTGTTCCTGGGCTTGTTCCATGTTATATCTAACGTGATAATTTCAGGCACGGTCATGCCTAACTCTTTAATAAGGGCGATAATATTTGTCATAGTGGCGGTCGTCGTCGGGTCCCTGTCAGAAAGAAAGGACCTCCTGTACGATAAATTGAATGAATCGCACAGGATGCTATCTAACATCATAGAATTTTATCCGGATGCCACATTGATCATCGATAATAACCATAATGTCGTAGCATGGAACAAGGCCATGGAGGATATGACCGGTGTCCAAGCCGGAGACATGATGGGAAAGGGCGATCATGAATACTCCGTTCCGTTTTACGGGCGAAGAGGCCCGATGCTGATCGACCTTGTGGACCTGCCTGATGAGGAGCTAACAAAATATAAGTATGTGTATAAGGCTGACGGCAAGCTCGAATGCCCTTCGATAAAGGCCAGGCTCAAAGGTAAGAACGTTTATCTACACGGCACTGCCACAAAGCTTTGCGATAAAGAAGGCAATTTCATCGGCGCTATCGAGTCCCTGAGGGACATCACCGAAAAGAGACTTGCAGAAGAAGCTCTTATGGACGCTTTAAAACGTTTCGAGGCTATTTTTGAGAACACGCCTCTTGTGGCTATACAGGGCTTTGATAAAGAGGGGACGATCCTTCACTGGAACACGGCCAGTAAGGATCTGTATGGATACAAAGTCGAAGAGGTCATCGGGCGTAAGATGCAGGATATACTGATATGTCCGGACCAGACGGACACCTTTGAAAAAACGCTAGGTCACATAGTGCGAACAGGGGAGTCTTCATCGGGTAATGAATGGAAAGTCCTTACAAAGGCCGGTAAACAGCGATGGGTATATTCTTCGATTTTTCCCATATTTGAACACGGCTCGGTCGTTGAAGTCTACTGCATGGATGTAGACATCACCGACCGCAGGAATATGGAGGAGGAGCTGCGAAGAGCCCGCGATCAGCTTGAGATAAGGGTTGAAGAAAGGACTGCTGAGCTCGCCCGGGCCCGCGGGACGTTACAGACGATCCTGGACACCGTCCCGATAGGGGTAGTCGTGGCTGAATCCAACACAGGTAAGATATCGTATTTTACGAACTGCGCAAAAGACCTTTTTGATATACCTGCGTTCGGATATGCGGAAGATATGGGGCCGACCTCTTATGAGCTTTTAAATCCGGACGGAAGCCCGGTACATCCGGAGGACCTGCCGCTTTCCAGGTCATTGTACCATGGCGAATATATCAACAACAAAGAAGTGGTGATCTGCCATAAGGACGGCAGGAGACTGACAGTGCTCATGAGCAGCGCTCCGGTGATAGATAAGGATGGCCGTATCATGTCTGCAGTCTCGAGCATCGTCAATATCACAAAGCGAAAAGAGGCCCAGGAAGAGCTTGAATTCAAGTCGCTGCTGCTTGACAGCGCCACAGACTCCGTTTTTGTACATGACTTTGATGGTAAGATAATTTACGTAAACGAAGCCGCATATAAGACCCGCGGATATACCAGAGAAGAGCTCCTGGGAATGAAACTGAGGGACATTCTGACGGAGGACTACAAAAAGCTCATAAGGCCTCGTATGGAGTCACTATTTACCACGGGACGTGCAGTGTACGAGTCCGCCCACTTGAAGAAGGACGGGACTGTAATGCCGGTGGAAGTCCATATCCAGGTGGTGAACATAAAGGGCAGAATGCTGTACGCGAGCATTGTAAGGGACGTCACCGAGCTTAAGCGCGTGGATAATGCGCTCAGGGAAAGCGAGGCAAAGTACAGGGAACTCGTGCAGAATGCGAACAGTATCATTTTAAGAATGGACCCCGCAGGCAATATAATATTTTTCAACGAGTTCGCGCAGTCTTTCTTCGGATATAATGAAGAGGAGATAATGGGAAAGAACGTCATTGACACCATCGTTCCGGAAACAGATACTTTTGGCCGTAATCTTTCAGGTGTCATCAGAAATATAATCTCACATCCTGAACAATATCAGTACAATGAAAATGAAAATATCCGTAAGAACGGAGAGCGTGTATGGGTCGCATGGACTAACAAGGCTATTTTTGACGAGACGGGGAAAGTCTCCGAGATCATCTGCATAGGCACGGATATAACCGGACGAAAGAAGGCAGAAGAAGAGCTGTACGAGAAGCGGGAGATGCTTCAGCTTGTTATAGATAATATCCCCCAGTCAATATTCTGGAAAGACCTTAACTCGGTATATCTGGGATGTAACACTAATTTCGCGAAGGTGTCGGGTATCGGTGCCCCGGAGAACATTGCAGGAAAGACCGATTTCGACCTTGCTTGGAGTAAAGACGAAGCGATCACATTTAGAACGTATGACCGCCGCGTGATGGACTCTGACAGGCCGGAATACAACATAATCGTAAAAGTCAGGCAGGCGGACGGTAAAAAGGCATGGCTTGACATAAATAAGATACCCCTGCATGATAAATGGGGTAACGTCATCGGCATGCTGGGTACCCATGAGGACATTACCGAAAGAAAGCGCGCTGAGGAGGCTCTGAGAGAGGCTAAGTCTCAGGTAGAGCTTTATCTCGACCTCATGAGCCATGATATCAATAATATGAATCAGGCGGGGATGGGATATCTTGAAATGGCCCTGGAAAAACTCGAACTCTCAGAAGAAGACCGGCTTTTGCTGATCAAGTCCCTGGATTCATTGAAGAACAGCTCCCAGCTTATAGAGAACGTTCGAAAGATCCAGATGGTCAAAGAAGGGGAGATAAAGTCCGAGATAATCGATGCGGGAGAATTACTAAAAACCATTAGCGAAGAATATTCTCATATACACGGTAAGGACGTGACCATTAATTATGTTCACCGACCCGGATTCAAGGTCCTTGCTAACGTATTATTAAAGGACGTTTTTGAAAACCTCGTATGGAACGCTATTAAGCATTCTGCGGATAGTGTGACCATAGACATCAATATCACTAAAATATACGAGGACGGTAAAAAATATTATAAATTCATCATAGAGGATAACGGCCCGGGCATATCGGATGAAATGAAGGAGATCATATTCACCCGGCTTCAAAGAGGTAAGACGAAAGCCACTGGAAAAGGCATAGGTTTGTACCTTGTGAAAACCCTTGTGGAAGAGTTCAACGGCAGGGTCTGGGTTGAGGACAGGGTCCCCGGAGACCATGGCAAAGGCAGTAAATTCGTGGTGATCGTGCCTGCCGCTTACGAAGAGAACGTTTCTGTCGAATGA
- a CDS encoding HAD family hydrolase, with translation MTVSNKPEAVILDIDNTVLSCDLRRALFCSEILGRHVSEEEVRHDLYCSRLLSGKMQERYFNAFLSTRLMSVDVPYPLAVDTIEVIRDRGVKIVYLSGRFKSPADKEKITIEHMKRHDLYKDGDVAIFKPSSSVHDRDFKKDAISSLKRKYDILWAMEDTPRNLRVFKDFGIFSVGITTSYPPIRFDFADLVVDGWSELKKLIEEKNDCAFHDKNDQSNVQ, from the coding sequence ATGACAGTATCAAACAAGCCTGAGGCGGTCATACTGGACATAGATAATACAGTACTCTCGTGCGACCTCAGGCGGGCTTTGTTCTGTTCGGAGATCCTGGGCAGGCATGTTTCCGAGGAAGAGGTCAGGCATGACCTTTATTGCAGCAGGTTATTGTCCGGGAAAATGCAGGAGAGATATTTTAACGCATTTTTATCAACACGCCTGATGTCCGTCGACGTGCCGTATCCCCTGGCTGTCGATACCATAGAGGTCATAAGGGACCGAGGCGTGAAGATCGTGTATCTTTCCGGCAGGTTCAAAAGCCCTGCGGATAAGGAAAAGATCACGATAGAGCATATGAAGAGGCATGACCTTTACAAAGACGGCGACGTGGCTATCTTCAAGCCCTCGTCGAGCGTACATGATCGGGACTTTAAAAAAGACGCCATATCTTCTTTGAAAAGAAAATATGATATTTTATGGGCTATGGAGGATACTCCCCGGAATCTCAGAGTATTCAAGGACTTCGGCATATTCAGCGTGGGTATAACGACTAGCTACCCGCCCATAAGATTTGATTTTGCCGATCTTGTGGTCGATGGATGGAGCGAGCTAAAGAAACTGATAGAAGAAAAGAATGATTGCGCTTTTCATGATAAAAACGATCAAAGTAACGTACAGTAA